From the Primulina tabacum isolate GXHZ01 chromosome 3, ASM2559414v2, whole genome shotgun sequence genome, one window contains:
- the LOC142539644 gene encoding uncharacterized protein LOC142539644: protein MVDVDRRMNGLNPAHVAGLRRLSARAAASLPSTPLPPRNSLVSFASLADKVLTHLRNSGIRVQPGLSEAEFALAEAEFGFTFPPDLKAVLSSGLPVGAGFPDWRSAGSARLHLRATIDLPIASVSFHIARNALWSKSWGQRPSDPEKALKMARNALKRSPLLIPVFNHCYIPCNPCLAGNPIFYVDENRIFCCGCDISDFFDRESSLFHQRSDTNGLSKQRSISGKSAGSFAKYSRRSLDAISGGRAPRWVEFWSDAAVGRRRRNSNSSSSSSSSPDRYFDMPKFEIPKWIYEYVTRMGSVLRGGGWTESDVSEIVHVSASGFFEGEMVMLDNQAVQDALLLKTDRFSDLLRQAGWSSEEVSDVLGFDFRREKEKKQTKKLSPELIERIGKLAESVNRSSLS, encoded by the coding sequence ATGGTGGACGTGGATCGAAGGATGAATGGTCTGAACCCGGCTCACGTGGCGGGTCTCCGCCGCCTCTCTGCACGCGCCGCCGCCTCTCTGCCCTCGACGCCCCTCCCTCCACGAAACAGCCTTGTCTCCTTCGCTTCTCTCGCGGATAAAGTCTTGACCCATTTGAGAAACTCGGGCATCCGGGTCCAACCTGGGTTGTCCGAGGCAGAGTTCGCATTAGCAGAAGCAGAGTTCGGGTTCACCTTCCCGCCGGACCTGAAGGCGGTGCTTTCGTCCGGTTTACCCGTCGGAGCGGGCTTCCCCGACTGGCGATCGGCTGGCTCGGCACGGCTCCACCTTCGCGCCACAATCGACCTACCCATTGCTTCAGTCTCTTTCCACATAGCTCGTAATGCATTATGGTCCAAATCATGGGGGCAGCGGCCATCCGACCCGGAGAAGGCCCTCAAGATGGCCCGGAACGCCCTGAAACGGTCCCCGCTTTTGATACCCGTTTTCAACCATTGCTACATACCTTGCAATCCCTGTCTTGCGGGAAACCCCATCTTCTACGTCGACGAGAACAGAATTTTCTGCTGCGGCTGCGATATATCGGACTTTTTCGACCGCGAATCTTCCCTTTTCCATCAAAGATCCGACACAAATGGTCTCTCCAAGCAAAGATCCATTTCTGGGAAATCAGCGGGATCGTTCGCCAAATACTCGAGAAGGAGTCTGGACGCTATCTCCGGCGGACGAGCGCCGAGATGGGTAGAGTTCTGGAGCGACGCCGCCGTGGGACGCCGCCGGAGAAACTCGAATTCGTCATCGTCCTCTTCATCTTCGCCTGACAGATATTTCGACATGCCGAAATTCGAAATCCCAAAATGGATATACGAGTACGTGACTCGGATGGGATCCGTTCTGAGAGGAGGAGGATGGACAGAATCCGACGTCTCGGAGATCGTACACGTGTCAGCATCTGGGTTCTTCGAGGGCGAGATGGTGATGTTGGACAACCAAGCCGTGCAAGACGCTTTGCTTCTGAAAACAGACCGGTTCTCGGATCTGCTCCGGCAAGCAGGCTGGAGCTCGGAGGAGGTATCCGATGTATTGGGTTTTGATTTTCGACGGGAGAAGGAGAAGAAACAGACCAAGAAGCTGTCTCCTGAGTTGATAGAGAGAATCGGGAAACTGGCTGAATCGGTGAACCGGTCATCTTTGTCGTAA